One Amycolatopsis sp. NBC_00355 genomic window carries:
- a CDS encoding sulfurtransferase, whose product MSREDVLVTTQWAEENLDTPGVVFAEVDEDTTAYDGGHIRGAVKFDWRKDLQDGVRRDFVSKEGFEKLLSEKGISNDDRVILYGGNNNWFAAYAYWYFKLYGHENVQLLDGGRKKWELDGRELNSDEVKRDATDYKAKDQDLSLRAFRDEVVQSIGAKNFVDVRSPDEFSGKLLAPAHLPQEQSQVPGHIPGALNVPWAKVANEDGTFKTEGEIDELYKEQGIDAGKGTIAYCRIGERSSIAWFALHELLGHQDVKNYDGSWTEYGSLVGVPVELGAK is encoded by the coding sequence ATGAGCCGTGAAGACGTCCTGGTCACCACCCAGTGGGCCGAGGAGAACCTGGACACCCCCGGCGTCGTGTTCGCCGAGGTCGACGAGGACACCACCGCGTACGACGGAGGCCACATCCGGGGCGCGGTGAAGTTCGACTGGCGCAAGGACCTGCAGGACGGGGTCCGCCGCGACTTCGTCTCCAAAGAGGGCTTCGAGAAGCTCCTGTCGGAGAAGGGCATCTCGAACGACGACCGCGTGATCCTCTACGGCGGCAACAACAACTGGTTCGCCGCCTACGCGTACTGGTACTTCAAGCTCTACGGCCACGAGAACGTCCAGCTGCTCGACGGCGGCCGCAAGAAGTGGGAGCTCGACGGCCGCGAGCTGAACTCCGACGAGGTCAAGCGCGACGCCACCGACTACAAGGCCAAGGACCAGGACCTGTCCCTGCGCGCGTTCCGCGACGAGGTCGTCCAGTCCATCGGCGCGAAGAACTTCGTCGATGTCCGGTCGCCGGACGAGTTCTCCGGCAAGCTGCTCGCCCCGGCGCACCTGCCGCAGGAGCAGTCCCAGGTCCCCGGCCACATCCCGGGCGCGCTGAACGTGCCGTGGGCGAAGGTCGCCAACGAGGACGGCACCTTCAAGACCGAGGGCGAGATCGACGAGCTCTACAAGGAGCAGGGCATCGACGCCGGCAAGGGCACCATCGCCTACTGCCGCATCGGTGAGCGCTCGTCCATCGCGTGGTTCGCGCTGCACGAGCTGCTGGGCCACCAGGACGTCAAGAACTACGACGGGTCCTGGACGGAATACGGCTCGCTGGTCGGCGTGCCGGTCGAGTTGGGAGCCAAGTGA
- a CDS encoding DUF1416 domain-containing protein, protein MAVDDSCGAPVQEATPADYDTKGQVVLAGKVTGADGPVGGAFVRLLDGGGDFTGEVVSSADGDFRFYAAPGEWTVRALHRSGNGEASVTAEGPGLHQLAISVA, encoded by the coding sequence ATGGCGGTCGACGACAGCTGCGGCGCACCGGTCCAAGAGGCCACGCCGGCGGATTACGACACCAAGGGCCAGGTCGTCCTGGCCGGCAAGGTGACCGGCGCGGACGGGCCGGTCGGCGGCGCGTTCGTCCGGCTGCTGGACGGCGGCGGCGACTTCACGGGCGAGGTCGTCTCCTCGGCCGACGGCGACTTCCGCTTCTACGCGGCGCCGGGCGAGTGGACCGTGCGCGCGCTGCACCGCAGCGGCAACGGCGAAGCGTCCGTCACCGCCGAAGGCCCCGGCCTGCACCAGCTGGCCATCTCGGTCGCCTGA